In one Vulgatibacter incomptus genomic region, the following are encoded:
- a CDS encoding acyltransferase, whose translation MTELELRRREQHKLRLSWMPWLYFSLKPHQRAWAEEWQREVQQAFRELETITIAEGCFVAPEARLFAEPGRTLEIGPGCSIAADVFVHGPAVLGPGVSLNARVSLDGGSAGIFVGEGTRIATGAAIYAFDHGIAPDRAIRSQPVRSKGIRIGADVWIGANAGVTDGVTIGDHAVVAMGAVVTRDVPPWAIVAGVPARVVGDRREKPTIG comes from the coding sequence ATGACCGAGCTCGAGCTTCGTCGCCGCGAGCAGCACAAGCTCCGGCTCTCGTGGATGCCCTGGCTCTATTTCTCGCTAAAGCCCCACCAGCGGGCCTGGGCGGAGGAGTGGCAGCGGGAGGTCCAGCAGGCCTTCCGCGAGCTCGAGACGATCACCATCGCCGAGGGCTGCTTCGTGGCCCCGGAGGCGCGGCTCTTCGCCGAGCCTGGGCGGACCCTGGAGATCGGCCCCGGCTGCAGCATCGCGGCCGACGTCTTCGTCCACGGTCCGGCGGTGCTGGGCCCCGGGGTGAGCCTCAACGCCCGGGTGAGCCTGGACGGCGGCTCCGCGGGCATCTTCGTGGGGGAGGGCACCCGGATCGCCACGGGCGCCGCGATCTACGCCTTCGATCACGGGATCGCCCCCGACAGGGCCATCCGCTCGCAGCCGGTCCGCTCCAAGGGGATCCGGATCGGCGCCGACGTGTGGATCGGCGCGAACGCAGGCGTCACGGACGGCGTGACGATCGGCGACCACGCCGTGGTCGCGATGGGCGCGGTGGTAACGAGGGACGTGCCGCCCTGGGCGATCGTCGCCGGAGTGCCTGCCCGCGTGGTGGGCGACCGCCGCGAGAAGCCGACGATCGGCTAG
- a CDS encoding succinylglutamate desuccinylase/aspartoacylase family protein → MLSFRSIPVAAVAALLLVSGEVRAGSPDAGPELPPGFSASEDDGPPDASAVLDAEGQTAAGPATKAPAAKAGAPEGKDKAPQAKPGGPEAKGAEQAGAPDSPGAPGTVQLEGQMEVVPPVPQGPPPWGSLAILGKEVAPGEVRELSLRISESFSGSGVEIPVVAIRGEKRGPTLCLTAGIHGDELNGVEIVREMVDQTRARGLAGTIIAVPIANLHGFQGSSRYLPDRRDLNRFFPGKARGNTASRIAFEIFQNVIRHCDKLIDLHTGSFHRSNLPQIRADLKDPGNLALAKAFGATVIVHNSGGKGTLRRAAQDAGIPAIIYEAGEPMRFQAQEIKRGVFGVRNVLVNLGMIKGSRVNLGEQRIFYETRWVRAERGGILVNEVRLGDEVREGDILGTITDPIRKGKSVVVSPYRGRVIGMVLAPVMIPGYAAFHIGIPGNKPVDTDDTIDQDRPE, encoded by the coding sequence GTGCTGTCCTTTCGATCGATCCCAGTAGCCGCCGTCGCCGCTCTCCTCCTCGTCTCGGGGGAGGTGCGTGCCGGCTCTCCGGACGCGGGACCGGAGCTTCCCCCAGGTTTTTCTGCATCCGAGGACGACGGTCCTCCCGACGCATCTGCCGTCCTCGACGCCGAGGGTCAGACCGCGGCGGGCCCCGCGACCAAGGCGCCAGCGGCGAAGGCTGGAGCGCCGGAGGGCAAGGACAAGGCCCCGCAGGCGAAGCCCGGCGGGCCTGAGGCGAAGGGCGCGGAGCAGGCAGGAGCGCCTGACTCGCCTGGCGCCCCTGGGACGGTCCAGCTGGAAGGCCAGATGGAGGTCGTCCCTCCGGTTCCCCAGGGCCCGCCGCCCTGGGGCTCGCTCGCGATCCTGGGCAAGGAGGTCGCGCCTGGTGAAGTGCGCGAGCTCTCCCTGCGGATCAGCGAGTCGTTTTCGGGCTCAGGCGTCGAGATCCCGGTGGTGGCGATCCGCGGCGAGAAGCGCGGGCCGACCCTCTGCCTGACCGCGGGGATCCACGGTGACGAGCTCAACGGCGTGGAGATCGTCCGCGAGATGGTCGACCAGACGCGGGCGCGGGGCCTGGCGGGGACGATCATCGCCGTCCCGATCGCGAACCTCCACGGCTTCCAGGGCTCGTCGAGGTACCTGCCGGATCGCCGGGATCTCAACCGCTTCTTCCCGGGCAAGGCTCGAGGCAACACCGCGTCGCGGATCGCCTTCGAGATCTTCCAGAACGTGATCCGGCACTGCGACAAGCTGATCGACCTCCACACCGGGTCGTTCCACCGGAGCAACCTCCCCCAGATCCGCGCGGACCTGAAGGATCCCGGGAACCTCGCGCTCGCCAAGGCCTTCGGCGCCACGGTGATCGTCCACAACTCGGGAGGTAAGGGGACGCTGCGCCGGGCCGCCCAGGACGCGGGGATCCCCGCGATCATCTACGAGGCCGGCGAGCCGATGCGCTTCCAGGCCCAGGAGATCAAGCGCGGCGTCTTCGGCGTGCGGAACGTCCTCGTGAACCTCGGCATGATCAAGGGGAGCCGGGTGAACCTGGGCGAGCAGCGGATCTTCTACGAGACCCGGTGGGTGCGGGCGGAGCGCGGCGGGATCCTCGTGAACGAGGTCCGCCTGGGCGACGAGGTGCGCGAGGGCGACATCCTCGGCACCATCACCGACCCGATCCGGAAGGGAAAGTCGGTGGTGGTCTCGCCCTATCGAGGGCGGGTCATCGGCATGGTGCTGGCTCCCGTGATGATCCCGGGTTACGCCGCGTTCCACATCGGCATCCCGGGCAACAAGCCCGTGGACACCGACGACACGATCGACCAGGACCGTCCCGAGTAG
- the trmB gene encoding tRNA (guanosine(46)-N7)-methyltransferase TrmB, with amino-acid sequence METRRAPSGPIDYAGRVDWRQIFGRQAPLEVEIGSGMGGFALGQAEAHPEIDLVAIEVRKKLARETAEKARSRGLRNLYVLDTDAKVILPRMFAPRSIDVIHIQFPDPWWKAKHHDRRLVEDRFGILLYSLLRPGGLLEVRTDVEGRGVEMDEALEAVGFVNRFGAGQLAPYDPTEVPSSRERGYLERNEPIYRYKFTRTEGPPHHAAAPLAPTTVGTAQRRR; translated from the coding sequence ATGGAGACCAGGCGCGCACCCTCGGGCCCCATCGACTACGCGGGCCGGGTCGATTGGCGGCAGATCTTCGGCAGGCAGGCACCCCTCGAGGTGGAGATCGGCTCGGGGATGGGCGGCTTCGCCCTCGGACAGGCGGAAGCTCACCCCGAGATCGACCTCGTCGCCATCGAGGTTCGCAAGAAGCTCGCCCGCGAGACCGCCGAGAAGGCGCGGAGCCGGGGCCTGCGGAACCTCTACGTCCTGGACACCGACGCGAAGGTCATCCTCCCGCGGATGTTCGCGCCGAGGTCGATCGACGTGATCCACATCCAGTTCCCGGATCCGTGGTGGAAGGCCAAGCACCACGACAGGCGGCTCGTCGAGGATCGCTTCGGCATCCTCCTCTACAGCCTGCTCCGTCCGGGCGGGCTCCTCGAGGTCCGCACCGACGTGGAGGGCCGCGGCGTCGAGATGGACGAAGCGCTGGAGGCCGTCGGCTTCGTCAACCGCTTCGGCGCCGGCCAGCTCGCGCCCTACGACCCCACCGAGGTCCCGTCGAGCCGCGAGCGCGGCTACCTCGAGCGCAATGAGCCGATCTACCGCTACAAGTTCACGCGGACCGAGGGGCCGCCCCATCACGCCGCGGCGCCGCTCGCGCCGACCACGGTGGGCACCGCCCAGCGCCGAAGGTAG
- a CDS encoding metallophosphoesterase: protein MKASQIVFLLAVSIIVALGHWYLWMRLVRDPGWPEPWPLVGAIALIALAIYLPAAIILARWLPRDIAGPTTAIAFVWMGFGFLLIAATVAADVARWLGLGAFSLWALFSKEPVDPVRRELLGRGVAATASILAVGSGALALRGGLGEVDVVEVPVSLGRLPRQLSGYTIVQLSDVHVGPTIGRRFVEQIVAKANAERPDAIVITGDLVDGRVAELARHVEPLARLQARHGVYFITGNHEYYSGVEPWVAHLKKLGIRVLRNERVSLGDGAASFDLAGIDDLWGAQFGEGQGADMEKALAGRDPERELVLLAHQPKAIDQAASLGVGLQLSGHTHGGQIFPFNAVVHFAQPYVAGLHRHTEDTQIYVSRGTGCWGPPMRLGAPAEVTKIVLA from the coding sequence ATGAAGGCATCCCAGATCGTGTTCCTCCTCGCCGTGTCGATCATCGTCGCCCTGGGCCACTGGTACCTGTGGATGCGCCTCGTGCGCGACCCGGGCTGGCCGGAGCCCTGGCCCCTCGTCGGCGCGATCGCGCTCATCGCCCTGGCGATCTACCTCCCGGCGGCCATCATCCTCGCGAGATGGCTCCCGAGGGACATCGCTGGCCCGACCACCGCCATCGCCTTCGTCTGGATGGGCTTCGGCTTCCTGCTGATCGCCGCCACCGTCGCCGCCGACGTCGCGCGCTGGCTGGGCCTGGGCGCCTTCTCGCTCTGGGCGCTGTTCTCGAAGGAGCCGGTGGACCCCGTCCGTCGGGAGCTCCTCGGTCGCGGCGTGGCCGCCACGGCCTCGATCCTGGCGGTGGGAAGCGGGGCGCTCGCCCTTCGCGGCGGCCTCGGCGAGGTCGACGTGGTCGAGGTGCCGGTGAGCCTGGGGCGGCTCCCCCGGCAGCTCTCCGGCTACACCATCGTCCAGCTCTCGGACGTCCACGTCGGACCGACCATCGGGCGGCGCTTCGTCGAGCAGATCGTCGCGAAGGCCAACGCCGAGCGCCCAGACGCCATCGTGATCACGGGCGATCTCGTGGACGGGCGCGTCGCGGAGCTCGCACGCCACGTGGAGCCGCTCGCCCGGCTGCAGGCCCGCCATGGGGTCTACTTCATCACCGGCAACCACGAGTACTACTCCGGCGTCGAGCCGTGGGTGGCCCACCTGAAGAAGCTCGGGATCCGGGTCCTCCGCAACGAGCGGGTCTCCCTCGGCGACGGCGCGGCCTCCTTCGACCTGGCCGGCATCGACGACCTCTGGGGCGCGCAGTTCGGCGAGGGCCAGGGCGCCGACATGGAGAAGGCGCTCGCGGGCCGGGATCCGGAGCGCGAGCTCGTGCTCCTCGCCCACCAGCCGAAGGCCATCGACCAGGCGGCGTCGCTCGGCGTGGGTCTCCAGCTCTCGGGCCACACCCACGGCGGCCAGATCTTCCCCTTCAACGCCGTGGTCCACTTCGCGCAGCCCTACGTGGCGGGCCTGCACCGCCACACCGAGGACACCCAGATCTACGTGAGCCGAGGCACGGGCTGCTGGGGGCCGCCGATGCGCCTCGGTGCGCCTGCCGAGGTGACGAAGATCGTGCTGGCATGA